In the Malania oleifera isolate guangnan ecotype guangnan chromosome 1, ASM2987363v1, whole genome shotgun sequence genome, one interval contains:
- the LOC131144529 gene encoding pentatricopeptide repeat-containing protein At2g33680-like, with product MHGRPIGMLRRPLPEPISFLLQKHSTSKSIRECKQIHAKLIAFSQPTSETYLTNTILNFYSRCGDLCHARLLFDHTPHMNVVTWTSMISAYAHRGQFMNALQLFEEMLESGERPNQYTLSIAIRSCTSLRLLELSLQIHGLVIRYGLERDEFAGSSLVDMYFKVGGDLDSARRVFGGLFRRDPVTWNVMISGFSQAGLISEVLGLLREMRMVDELKPNDFTITSLLKCCCLLREVEQVHGLVLKFGIEVDVVVGGALVDLYGKCGSMDSGQKVLDSMVCRDSFVWSSIISGYARNGSEEEAVLLFRDMCRHGLKPDQHSLSSTLKACCEIGDIETGLQIHTQMIKNGYQSDCFVASGLIILYSDFNEICDAEKLFSRIINKDIVTWNSMILGHAQMEGSAPSCIRMFRELSQTTLLEHDGATLIAVLKSCRGISDLVTGIQIHGMISKSSYSCETQVANAVIHMYSKCGAVDDAYKAFNDLLYKDEISWSSVIGNYQQNGFELEALRLCKEMLADGIHLTNFSLPSCIAACSGLAAIDAGKQFHSFVIKFGLNKDIYVGSSIIDMYAKCGNLGESKKAFDEQEEPNEVTLNALISGFAQHGKAPEAIEVFKEMEKKSLVPNEITFLAVLSACSHVGLLEESLWFFNLMHRKYNFKPGSQHYSCLVDVFGRAGRLEEAYQIIQNVKSVSAWRTLLSACRNHGNVIIAEKSARKVMELDPNDHASYVLLSNLYSEEGKWKEALDLRRAMLQIGVKKDPGSSWLIFRDKVHEFCVGDSGGHKMEYIFKEVNVLNQHINNIGSWHTYVDC from the coding sequence ATGCACGGCCGCCCAATAGGAATGCTCCGTCGGCCATTACCGGAGCCCATTTCATTCCTTCTGCAGAAACATTCGACGTCCAAATCCATCAGAGAGTGCAAACAAATCCACGCAAAGCTCATAGCGTTTTCACAGCCTACCTCAGAAACCTATCTGACGAACACTATCTTGAACTTCTACTCAAGGTGCGGCGATTTGTGCCATGCACGCCTATTGTTTGATCATACGCCACACATGAACGTCGTGACATGGACGTCCATGATTTCGGCGTACGCGCATCGCGGGCAATTCATGAATGCGCTCCAACTGTTTGAAGAAATGTTGGAGTCAGGTGAGAGACCAAACCAGTACACTCTATCTATCGCCATCCGTTCTTGTACGAGTCTAAGGCTTCTCGAACTTAGTCTACAAATTCATGGGCTGGTCATTCGTTACGGGCTCGAGAGAGATGAATTTGCTGGGAGCTCTCTTGTCGACATGTACTTCAAAGTTGGTGGTGATCTTGACAGCGCAAGACGTGTTTTCGGTGGGTTGTTTAGAAGGGACCCTGTTACGTGGAATGTAATGATTTCTGGGTTTTCTCAAGCCGGTCTTATTAGTGAAGTTCTTGGATTACTTCGGGAAATGCGGATGGTAGATGAGTTGAAACCAAATGATTTTACGATTACTAGTTTGCTCAAGTGTTGTTGTCTGCTAAGAGAAGTAGAACAAGTTCATGGGCTGGTATTAAAATTTGGAATTGAAGTTGATGTTGTGGTGGGCGGTGCTTTAGTAGATTTGTATGGTAAGTGTGGGAGTATGGATTCAGGTCAGAAAGTTCTTGATTCTATGGTGTGTAGAGATAGTTTTGTTTGGAGTTCGATCATTTCAGGCTATGCAAGAAATGGCAGTGAAGAGGAAGCTGTCCTTTTGTTTAGGGATATGTGTAGACACGGCTTGAAACCTGATCAACATTCACTGTCTAGTACTTTAAAAGCTTGCTGTGAGATTGGAGATATAGAAACTGGACTTCAAATTCATACTCAGATGATAAAAAATGGCTATCAGAGTGATTGTTTTGTAGCAAGCGGTCTTATAATCCTTTATTCAGACTTCAATGAAATTTGTGATGCAGAAAAGTTATTCAGCAGGATCATCAATAAAGATATTGTGACCTGGAATTCAATGATCCTGGGACACGCTCAAATGGAGGGATCTGCTCCCTCTTGCATTAGAATGTTCCGTGAACTTTCCCAAACCACACTGCTTGAACATGATGGAGCCACTTTAATTGCTGTTCTAAAATCTTGCCGGGGTATATCAGATCTAGTCACTGGTATTCAGATCCATGGCATGATAAGCAAATCAAGCTATAGTTGTGAAACTCAAGTTGCTAATGCAGTGATCCACATGTACTCCAAGTGTGGGGCTGTTGATGATGCTTATAAAGCTTTCAATGATTTGCTTTACAAAGATGAAATATCCTGGAGTTCAGTAATTGGAAATTATCAACAGAATGGGTTTGAATTAGAAGCCTTAAGACTTTGCAAAGAAATGTTGGCGGATGGGATACATTTAACCAATTTTAGCCTGCCGTCATGCATTGCAGCTTGCTCAGGACTTGCAGCTATAGATGCAGGTAAACAGTTCCATTCTTTTGTTATCAAGTTTGGTTTGAACAAAGACATCTATGTTGGGAGTTCCATTATAGATATGTACGCCAAGTGTGGGAACTTGGGTGAGTCAAAGAAAGCTTTTGATGAACAAGAAGAGCCCAATGAAGTAACCCTAAATGCCCTAATCTCTGGATTTGCACAGCATGGGAAAGCCCCAGAGGCAATTGAAGTATTCAAGGAGATGGAGAAGAAGAGTTTAGTTCCCAATGAAATCACCTTCTTAGCTGTTTTATCAGCTTGTAGCCATGTGGGATTATTAGAAGAAAGTTTATGGTTCTTCAATTTGATGCATCGGAAATATAATTTTAAACCTGGATCACAGCATTATTCCTGTTTGGTCGACGTATTTGGTCGTGCAGGGAGGCTTGAGGAGGCATACCAAATCATACAAAATGTTAAAAGTGTTTCAGCATGGAGAACACTACTGAGTGCTTGTAGGAACCATGGGAATGTGATAATTGCAGAAAAGTCTGCGAGGAAGGTAATGGAGCTTGATCCAAATGACCATGCATCATATGTTCTTCTTTCCAACTTGTACTCTGAAGAGGGAAAATGGAAAGAAGCTTTAGATTTAAGGCGGGCAATGCTACAGATTGGGGTGAAGAAAGACCCCGGAAGTAGTTGGTTGATATTCAGGGATAAAGTTCATGAGTTCTGTGTAGGAGATTCTGGTGGTCATAAGATGGAGTATATTTTTAAAGAAGTAAATGTGTTGAATCAGCATATAAATAATATTGGTTCCTGGCATACCTATGTGGATTGTTAA